In the genome of Apodemus sylvaticus chromosome 2, mApoSyl1.1, whole genome shotgun sequence, one region contains:
- the Abtb1 gene encoding ankyrin repeat and BTB/POZ domain-containing protein 1 isoform X3, giving the protein MALLADCALPPELRGDLGELPFPCPDDFSSCPDICFRVADSSFLCHKAFFCGRSDYFRALLDDHFRESEEPAASGDPPVVTLHDISPEIFTHVLYYVYSDHTELPPELAYDVLSVADMYLLPGLKRLCGRSLAQLLEEDSVVGVWRIAKLFRLARLEDQCTEYMAKVIEKLVEREDFVEAVREEAATVAARQETDSIPLVDDIRFHVASTVQTYSAIEEAQQRLRALEDLLVSIGLDC; this is encoded by the exons ATGGCACTGCTGGCTGACTGCGCCCTACCTCCTGAGCTGCGG GGTGACCTTGGAGAGCTGCCCTTCCCATGTCCCGATGACTTCAGCAGCTGCCCTGATATCTGCTTCCGAGTGGCTGATTCCAGCTTCCTCTGCCACAAG GCTTTCTTCTGTGGCCGCAGTGACTACTTCCGGGCCCTTCTGGATGACCACTTTCGAGAGAGCGAGGAGCCCGCGGCCTCTGGAGACCCCCCAGTTGTCACCTTGCATGACATCTCCCCGGAGATCTTCACTCACGTGCTGTACTATGTCTATAGTGACCATACGGAG CTGCCTCCTGAGTTGGCCTATGATGTGCTGAGTGTGGCTGACATGTACCTTCTTCCCGGCCTGAAGCGGCTGTGTGGCCGCAGCCTTGCCCAGCTGCTGGAGGAGGACAGCGTGGTGGGCGTTTGGCGCATAGCCAAGCTGTTCCGGCTGGCCCGGCTGGAGGACCAGTGTACTGAGTATATGGCCAAGGTCATAGAGAAG CTGGTAGAGAGAGAGGACTTCGTGGAGGCAGTGCGGGAAGAGGCAGCCACCGTGGCAGCCCGGCAGGAGACAGACTCCATCCCACTGGTTGATGACATCCGCTTCCATGTGGCCAGCACGGTCCAGACCTACAGTGCCATTGAGGAGGCACAGCAGCGACTGCGGGCACTCGAGGACCTGCTCGTGTCCATTGGCTTGGACTGCTGA
- the Abtb1 gene encoding ankyrin repeat and BTB/POZ domain-containing protein 1 isoform X2 → MDTSDLFASCRKGDVGRVRYYACLCGHEELVRYLLANGARCEANTFDGERCLYGALSDPIRRALRDYKQVTASCRRRDYYDDFLQRLLEQGLHSDVVFVVHGKPFRAHRCILGARSTYFANMLDTKWKGKSVVVLRHPLINPVAFGALLQYLYTGRLDIGVEHVSDCERLAKQCQLWDLLDDLEAKCEKVSEFVASKPGTCVKVLTIEPPPADPRLRADMALLADCALPPELRGDLGELPFPCPDDFSSCPDICFRVADSSFLCHKAFFCGRSDYFRALLDDHFRESEEPAASGDPPVVTLHDISPEIFTHVLYYVYSDHTELPPELAYDVLSVADMYLLPGLKRLCGRSLAQLLEEDSVVGVWRIAKLFRLARLEDQCTEYMAKVIEKLVEREDFVEAVREEAATVAARQETDSIPLVDDIRFHVASTVQTYSAIEEAQQRLRALEDLLVSIGLDC, encoded by the exons GAGCCCGCTGTGAGGCCAACACCTTTGATGGAGAACGGTGTCTCTATGGAGCGCTGAGTGACCCTATTCGACGGGCACTGAGAGACTACAAACAGGTCACTGCGTCCTGTAGAAGGCGGGATTACTATGACGACTTCCTGCAGCG GCTTCTGGAACAGGGCCTCCACAGCGATGTGGTCTTTGTGGTACATGGGAAGCCGTTCCGGGCCCATCGCTGCATCCTCGGTGCCCGCAGTACCTACTTTGCCAACATGCTGGACACCAAGTGGAAGGGCAAGAGCGTCGTGGTTCTCAGGCACCCCCTG ATCAACCCGGTGGCCTTTGGGGCTCTACTGCAGTACCTGTATACAG GCCGCTTGGACATCGGCGTGGAGCATGTGAGCGACTGTGAGCGCCTGGCCAAGCAGTGCCAGCTGTGGGACCTGCTGGACGACCTGGAGGCTAAATGCGAGAAGGTGTCTGAATTTG TGGCTTCCAAACCTGGCACATGCGTGAAGGTGCTGACTATTGAGCCCCCTCCAGCAGATCCCCGGTTACGGGCAGACATGGCACTGCTGGCTGACTGCGCCCTACCTCCTGAGCTGCGG GGTGACCTTGGAGAGCTGCCCTTCCCATGTCCCGATGACTTCAGCAGCTGCCCTGATATCTGCTTCCGAGTGGCTGATTCCAGCTTCCTCTGCCACAAG GCTTTCTTCTGTGGCCGCAGTGACTACTTCCGGGCCCTTCTGGATGACCACTTTCGAGAGAGCGAGGAGCCCGCGGCCTCTGGAGACCCCCCAGTTGTCACCTTGCATGACATCTCCCCGGAGATCTTCACTCACGTGCTGTACTATGTCTATAGTGACCATACGGAG CTGCCTCCTGAGTTGGCCTATGATGTGCTGAGTGTGGCTGACATGTACCTTCTTCCCGGCCTGAAGCGGCTGTGTGGCCGCAGCCTTGCCCAGCTGCTGGAGGAGGACAGCGTGGTGGGCGTTTGGCGCATAGCCAAGCTGTTCCGGCTGGCCCGGCTGGAGGACCAGTGTACTGAGTATATGGCCAAGGTCATAGAGAAG CTGGTAGAGAGAGAGGACTTCGTGGAGGCAGTGCGGGAAGAGGCAGCCACCGTGGCAGCCCGGCAGGAGACAGACTCCATCCCACTGGTTGATGACATCCGCTTCCATGTGGCCAGCACGGTCCAGACCTACAGTGCCATTGAGGAGGCACAGCAGCGACTGCGGGCACTCGAGGACCTGCTCGTGTCCATTGGCTTGGACTGCTGA